One segment of Xiphias gladius isolate SHS-SW01 ecotype Sanya breed wild chromosome 1, ASM1685928v1, whole genome shotgun sequence DNA contains the following:
- the madd gene encoding MAP kinase-activating death domain protein isoform X6 — protein MEKKKMCPRLLDYLVVVGARQPSSDSVAQTPQLLRRYPLEDHHDFPLPPDVVFFCQPEGCLSIRQRRVSLRDDSSFVFTLTDKDSGITRYGICVNFYRSFQRGHHRARGDKSSHTETAAQAAETTSEGSDGSGGGPPSALPPPNNADSAPPPASGEESGKPGAELNAGKSPQHRRSSAKVAPRNRNSTLTSLCILSHYPFFSTFRECLYILKRLVDCCSQRLTQRAGLPRATQRDTMWRVFTGALSVEEKGSQLLADLREIESWVYRLLRSPVPVPGQRRVDVEVLPHELKRPLTFALPDNSRFSMVDFPLHLPLELLGVDACLQVLSCVLLEHKVILQSRDYNALSMSVMAFVAMIYPLEYMFPVIPLLPTCMASAEQLLLAPTPYIIGVPASFFLYKCDFKMPDDVWLVDLDSSKVIAPTNAEMLPPLPEPEAGELKKHLKQCLVRLTVITQKQIFSSEYKALASMSLNTQPILNLEKFQEGQEMPLLPPGRDKASPSSTEFNPLIYGNDVDSVDVATRVAMVRFFNSPNVLQGFQMHTRTLRLFPRPVVAFQSSSFLASRPRRSGFADKLSHTQAVEFYGEWALNPTNLAFQRIHNNVFDPSLIGDKPKWYAHQLQPVVYRVYDGSSQLVEAMAGPLEDEGNESDPTDSGSDSEAYDDSSSSYSSLGDLVSEMIQGDIQGDTPSLDPPTHAALGDASEVEFQDFHDFREGHGSEGPPSGEGPAEPSDGQPLRSSSSTTASSSPSTIIQGVNNEQGEAPEIEASASAALQNPVPGLGSQPFLRPTADAGLVDPANKKQEYDNPYFEPQYGFPSEDDPDAEEQVESYTPRFNQNLNGNKIQRPLRPSSLRLPGESDGEGDSRNSSPNSTISNSSNDGFGGLMSFASNLYKNHGTSFSLSNLALPNKAAREKSTPFPSLKGARAPRALVDQKSSVIKHSPTVKRESPSPQGRVNNTSENQQFLKEVVQSVLDGQGVGWLNMKKVRRLLENEQLRVFVLSKLNRAVQSEEDARQEIIRDVEVSRKVYKGMLDILKCTVSSLEHSYTNAGLGGMASVFSLLEIARTHYQTKDPEKRKRSPTDSAGSPGSKESPSGRMETARPQGLLNIPHLQLPHNTTGKGARHFDTRSLNEENFIASIGPEGAKQQRPQVTDAEEKKSQISADSGLSVTSGSQRSDTESVASLEPPILTRSTSQDSEASTISNSSGETLGADSDLSSTAGDGLIGRTAPHLTQSRGTLSDSEIETNPATSSVFGKTHTLKPGAKDHVPTMAKGPPPQPMEDISMRIYLCEGLLGKERSTLWDQLQFWEDAFLDAVMLEREGMGMDQGPQEMIERYLSLGEHDRKRLEDDEDRLLATLLHNMIAYMLMMKVNKNDIRKKVRRLMGKSHIGLTYSQEINELLDKLAHMNGRELCIRPSGSRHIKKQTFVVHAGTDTTGDIFFMEVCDDCIVLRSNIGTVYERWWYEKLINMTYCPKTKVLCLWRRNGQETQLNKFYTKKCRELYYCVKDSMERAAARQQSIKPGPELGGEFPVQDMKTGEGGLLQVTLEGINLKFMHSQVFIELSHIKKCNTVKGVFVLEEFVPETKEVVIHKYKTPMAHQICYSVLCLFSYMAAVKGKEAEGKAKILSPRPLPS, from the exons atggagaaaaagaaaatgtgcccTCGCCTTCTCGACTACTTGGTAGTGGTTGGAGCAAG GCAACCAAGTAGTGACAGTGTGGCCCAGACACCTCAGCTCCTCCGCCGCTACCCACTGGAGGACCACCACGACTTCCCACTCCCACCAGATGTGGTGTTTTTCTGCCAACCAGAGGGCTGCCTCAGTATACGCCAGCGTAGGGTTAGCCTTCGTGACGACTCCTCATTTGTTTTCACGCTGACTGACAAGGACTCAGGAATCACCCGCTACGGAATCTGCGTCAACTTCTACCGCTCTTTTCAGCGAGGACATCACCGTGCTCGTGGGGACAAGAGCAgtcacacagagacagcagcaCAGGCAGCGGAGACCACTAGTGAAGGGTCTGATGGCAGCGGTGGAGGCCCACCTTCCGCGTTACCTCCACCCAACAATGCTGACTCAGCACCTCCGCCTGCCTCTGGAGAAGAGAGTGGAAAACCAGGTGCCGAGCTAAATGCTGGCAAATCCCCACAGCACAGACGAAGTTCTGCTAAGGTGGCACCCAGGAACCGCAACAGCACACTGACCTCGCTGTGCATACTCAGCCACTACCCATTTTTCTCTACCTTCAGGGAATGCTTATATATTCTCAAGAGGCTGGTGGACTGCTGCAGTCAGAGGCTAACACAACGTGCTGGGCTCCCTCGTGCAACCCAGAG gGACACCATGTGGCGGGTTTTTACTGGTGCACTGTCAGTAGAAGAGAAAGGCAGCCAGCTGCTGGCCGACCTGCGGGAGATTGAATCGTGGGTGTACCGGTTGCTGCGTTCACCAGTACCAGTGCCTGGTCAGAGACGTGTGGATGTGGAAGTGTTGCCCCATGAACTCAAACGGCCACTCACTTTTGCCCTGCCTGACAACTCCCGCTTCTCCATGGTCGACTTCCCCCTACACCTCCCCTTAGAGCTGCTGGGTGTGGACGCCTGTCTTCAGGTCCTCAGCTGTGTACTTCTAGAGCACAAG gtcATTCTTCAATCCAGAGATTACAATGCTTTGTCTATGAGCGTCATGGCCTTTGTGGCCATGATCTACCCTCTGGAGTACATGTTCCCTGTTATCCCCTTACTGCCAACATGCATGGCCTCAGCTGAACAG CTCCTTCTTGCCCCCACTCCCTACATTATAGGTGTGCCAGCCAGTTTCTTTCTCtacaaatgtgattttaaaatgccaGACGATGTGTGGCTTGTGGACCTTGACAGCAGCAAG GTTATAGCACCCACCAATGCAGAGATGCTACCACCTCTTCCAGAGCCCGAAGCAGGCGAGCTTAAGAAACATCTGAAACAG TGTCTGGTTAGGTTGACCGTGATCACCCAAAAGCAGATCTTCTCCTCTGAATATAAG GCCTTGGCCAGTATGAGTTTGAACACCCAACCCATTCTGAACCTGGAGAAGTTCCAGGAAGGTCAGGAGATGCCCCTGCTCCCACCTGGACGAGATAAAGCTTCACCATCCTCCACAGAGTTCAACCCTCTAATATACGGCAATGACGTTGATTCTGTTGATGTAGCCACCAG GGTGGCCATGGTACGGTTCTTCAACTCCCCAAATGTTCTTCAGGGGTTCCAGATGCACACTCGCACATTGCGCCTCTTTCCCCGACCAGTGGTGGCTTTTCAGTCGTCGTCTTTTCTTGCATCTCGGCCACGGCGCTCTGGCTTTGCAGATAAACTTTCTCACACCCAGGCAGTGGAGTTCTATGGGGAGTGGGCTCTTAATCCCACCAACCTCGCCTTTCAGAGGATACATAACA ATGTGTTTGACCCCTCCTTAATCGGAGACAAGCCCAAGTGGTATGCTCACCAGCTACAGCCAGTGGTTTACCGAGTGTATGATGGAAGCTCCCAGCTGGTTGAAGCTATGGCTGGTCCCTTGGAGGATGAGGGCAACGAATCTGATCCCACAGACAG tggTAGTGACAGTGAGGCATACGATGACTCCAGCTCATCCTATTCCTCCCTTGGAGACCTTGTGAGTGAGATGATCCAAGGTGACATCCAGGGAGACACACCAA GCTTGGACCCCCCTACCCATGCGGCACTGGGAGATGCCAGTGAGGTTGAGTTTCAAGACTTCCATGACTTCAGGGAAGGTCATGGCTCGGAGGGTCCACCTAGTGGGGAGGGACCTGCCGAACCCTCTGATGGACAACCGCTTCGCTCAAGCTCCAGCACGACTGCAAGCTCAAGTCCCAGCACAATCATCCAGGGAGTCAACAAT gagCAGGGGGAAGCACCTGAAATTGAAGCATCAGCAAGTGCTGCTTTACAGAACCCTGTCCCCGGATTGGGCAGTCAGCCATTCCTCAGGCCTACAGCTGACGCTGGCCTGGTGGACCCAGCCAACAAAAAGCAAGAGTATGACAACCCATACTTTGAGCCCCAGTATGGCTTCCCCTCAGAGGATGACCCTGATGCAGAAGAGCAAGTGGAGTCATACACCCCTCGATTCAACCAGAACCTCAATGGCAACAA GATACAGCGTCCTTTACGGCCCAGTAGCCTGAGGCTCCCAGGAGAGTCTGATGGGGAGGGAGACTCCCGCAACAGCTCGCCAAACTCCACCATttcaaacagcagcaatgatGGATTTGGAGGACTTATGTCTTTTGCCA GCAATCTTTACAAGAACCACGGCACTAGTTTCAGTCTGTCCAATCTTGCCCTTCCCAACAAGGCAGCAAGGGAGAAATCAACGCCTTTCCCCAGCCTGAAAG GCGCACGTGCACCACGAGCACTTGTGGACCAGAAGTCTTCAGTAATCAAGCACAGTCCAACAGTGAAGAGAGAATCTCCCTCTCCTCAGGGTCGAGTCAACAACACAAG TGAGAACCAGCAGTTCTTGAAGGAAGTGGTGCAGAGTGTTCTTGATGGTCAGGGAGTGGGCTGGCTCAACATGAAAAAAGTGCGCCGTCTGTTGGAGAACGAGCAGCTTCGTGTCTTTGTGCTGAGCAAGCTGAACAGAGCCGTCCAGTCAGAGGAAGATGCCAGACAGGAGATCATACGTGATGTG GAGGTGAGCAGAAAGGTGTACAAAGGCATGTTGGACATCTTGAAATGCACAGTTTCCAGTCTGGAGCACTCTTACACTAATGCAGGCCTCGGAGGAATGGCCAGTGTCTTCAGCTTATTGGAAATAGCACGCACACATTATCAAACCAAAG ACCCAGAAAAACGCAAGCGAAGCCCCACAGACAGTGCTGGCAGCCCAGGGAGTAAAGAGAGTCCTTCTGGTCGTATGGAGACTGCCAGACCTCAGGGCCTTCTGAATATTCCGCACCTGCAGCTGCCGCACAACACAACGGGCAAAGGAGCCCGCCATTTTGATACCCGGAGTCTGAATGAGGAGAACTTTATTGCCTCGATTG GGCCCGAAGGAGCAAAGCAGCAGCGCCCCCAGGTGACGGatgcagaggagaagaaatcaCAGATCAGTGCTGACAGTGGCCTCAGTGTCACATCTGGATCTCAG AGGAGCGACACAGAGTCTGTAGCGAGCTTGGAGCCACCAATCCTGACAAGAAGCACCAGCCAGGACTCAGAGGCCAGCACA ATCAGCAATAGCTCTGGAGAGACTCTTGGAGCTGACAGTGACCTGAGCAGCACAGCGGGAGACGGCCTCATTGGGAGAACTGCTCCGCATTTAACTCAGTCCAGAGGGACTCTTTCTGACAGTGAGATTGAAACCAATCCAGCCACCAGCTCAGTGTTT GGAAAGACCCATACTCTGAAACCAGGCGCAAAAGATCACGTACCCACTATGGCAAAGGGGCCGCCTCCGCAGCCCATGGAAGACATCAGTATGAGGATTTACCTTTGTGAAGGCTTGTTGG GTAAGGAGCGCTCCACACTGTGGGACCAGCTGCAGTTCTGGGAGGACGCCTTCTTAGACGCTGTGATGCTGGAGCGTGAGGGCATGGGGATGGACCAGGGACCCCAGGAGATGATCGAAAG ATACCTGTCACTAGGAGAACATGACCGAAAGCGTCTGGAGGATGACGAAGACAGACTTCTGGCCACCCTGCTGCACAATATGATTGCATACATGCTAATGATGAAA GTGAACAAAAATGACATCAGGAAGAAAGTGAGGCGTTTGATGGGGAAGTCCCACATTGGCCTCACATACAGCCAAGAGATCAATGAGCTACTGGACAAACTGGCTCACATG AATGGCCGTGAGCTGTGCATCAGGCCCAGTGGAAGCCGTCACATCAAGAAACAAACATTCGTTGTTCATGCTGGCACTGATACCACAGGAGACATCTTTTTCATGGAG GTTTGTGACGACTGCATAGTCCTGCGCAGCAACATCGGCACAGTTTATGAACGCTGGTGGTACGAGAAGCTCATCAACATGACTTACTGCCCCAAGACCAAGGTGCTGTGTCTCTGGAGACGCAACGGCCAAGAGACACAGCTCAACAAGTTCTATACCAAAAAG TGTCGTGAACTCTACTACTGTGTTAAAGACAGCATGGAAAGAGCTGCAGCAAGACAGCAGAGCATTAAACCAG GGCCAGAGCTGGGCGGAGAGTTTCCCGTCCAGGACATGAAAACGGGCGAAGGTGGACTGCTGCAGGTCACGCTGGAAGGAATCAACCTTAAATTCATGCACAGCCAG gttttcatAGAGCTGAGTCACATTAAAAAGTGCAATACAGTGAAGGGAGTCTTTGTCCTGGAGGAATTTG TTCCTGAAACTAAAGAAGTGGTGATCCACAAGTACAAGACCCCCATG gcacatcAGATCTGTTACTCGGTCCTCTGCCTTTTCTCCTACATGGCGGCAGTGAAGGGGAAGGAGGCGGAAGGAAAAGCCAAGATTCTGTCGCCGAGACCCCTTCCCAGctag
- the madd gene encoding MAP kinase-activating death domain protein isoform X13, which produces MWRVFTGALSVEEKGSQLLADLREIESWVYRLLRSPVPVPGQRRVDVEVLPHELKRPLTFALPDNSRFSMVDFPLHLPLELLGVDACLQVLSCVLLEHKVILQSRDYNALSMSVMAFVAMIYPLEYMFPVIPLLPTCMASAEQLLLAPTPYIIGVPASFFLYKCDFKMPDDVWLVDLDSSKVIAPTNAEMLPPLPEPEAGELKKHLKQCLVRLTVITQKQIFSSEYKALASMSLNTQPILNLEKFQEGQEMPLLPPGRDKASPSSTEFNPLIYGNDVDSVDVATRVAMVRFFNSPNVLQGFQMHTRTLRLFPRPVVAFQSSSFLASRPRRSGFADKLSHTQAVEFYGEWALNPTNLAFQRIHNNVFDPSLIGDKPKWYAHQLQPVVYRVYDGSSQLVEAMAGPLEDEGNESDPTDSGSDSEAYDDSSSSYSSLGDLVSEMIQGDIQGDTPSLDPPTHAALGDASEVEFQDFHDFREGHGSEGPPSGEGPAEPSDGQPLRSSSSTTASSSPSTIIQGVNNEQGEAPEIEASASAALQNPVPGLGSQPFLRPTADAGLVDPANKKQEYDNPYFEPQYGFPSEDDPDAEEQVESYTPRFNQNLNGNKIQRPLRPSSLRLPGESDGEGDSRNSSPNSTISNSSNDGFGGLMSFASNLYKNHGTSFSLSNLALPNKAAREKSTPFPSLKGARAPRALVDQKSSVIKHSPTVKRESPSPQGRVNNTSENQQFLKEVVQSVLDGQGVGWLNMKKVRRLLENEQLRVFVLSKLNRAVQSEEDARQEIIRDVEVSRKVYKGMLDILKCTVSSLEHSYTNAGLGGMASVFSLLEIARTHYQTKDPEKRKRSPTDSAGSPGSKESPSGRMETARPQGLLNIPHLQLPHNTTGKGARHFDTRSLNEENFIASIGPEGAKQQRPQVTDAEEKKSQISADSGLSVTSGSQRSDTESVASLEPPILTRSTSQDSEASTVISNSSGETLGADSDLSSTAGDGLIGRTAPHLTQSRGTLSDSEIETNPATSSVFGKTHTLKPGAKDHVPTMAKGPPPQPMEDISMRIYLCEGLLGRDKSSVWDQLEDAAMETFSLSKERSTLWDQLQFWEDAFLDAVMLEREGMGMDQGPQEMIERYLSLGEHDRKRLEDDEDRLLATLLHNMIAYMLMMKVNKNDIRKKVRRLMGKSHIGLTYSQEINELLDKLAHMNGRELCIRPSGSRHIKKQTFVVHAGTDTTGDIFFMEVCDDCIVLRSNIGTVYERWWYEKLINMTYCPKTKVLCLWRRNGQETQLNKFYTKKCRELYYCVKDSMERAAARQQSIKPGPELGGEFPVQDMKTGEGGLLQVTLEGINLKFMHSQVFIELSHIKKCNTVKGVFVLEEFVPETKEVVIHKYKTPMAHQICYSVLCLFSYMAAVKGKEAEGKAKILSPRPLPS; this is translated from the exons ATGTGGCGGGTTTTTACTGGTGCACTGTCAGTAGAAGAGAAAGGCAGCCAGCTGCTGGCCGACCTGCGGGAGATTGAATCGTGGGTGTACCGGTTGCTGCGTTCACCAGTACCAGTGCCTGGTCAGAGACGTGTGGATGTGGAAGTGTTGCCCCATGAACTCAAACGGCCACTCACTTTTGCCCTGCCTGACAACTCCCGCTTCTCCATGGTCGACTTCCCCCTACACCTCCCCTTAGAGCTGCTGGGTGTGGACGCCTGTCTTCAGGTCCTCAGCTGTGTACTTCTAGAGCACAAG gtcATTCTTCAATCCAGAGATTACAATGCTTTGTCTATGAGCGTCATGGCCTTTGTGGCCATGATCTACCCTCTGGAGTACATGTTCCCTGTTATCCCCTTACTGCCAACATGCATGGCCTCAGCTGAACAG CTCCTTCTTGCCCCCACTCCCTACATTATAGGTGTGCCAGCCAGTTTCTTTCTCtacaaatgtgattttaaaatgccaGACGATGTGTGGCTTGTGGACCTTGACAGCAGCAAG GTTATAGCACCCACCAATGCAGAGATGCTACCACCTCTTCCAGAGCCCGAAGCAGGCGAGCTTAAGAAACATCTGAAACAG TGTCTGGTTAGGTTGACCGTGATCACCCAAAAGCAGATCTTCTCCTCTGAATATAAG GCCTTGGCCAGTATGAGTTTGAACACCCAACCCATTCTGAACCTGGAGAAGTTCCAGGAAGGTCAGGAGATGCCCCTGCTCCCACCTGGACGAGATAAAGCTTCACCATCCTCCACAGAGTTCAACCCTCTAATATACGGCAATGACGTTGATTCTGTTGATGTAGCCACCAG GGTGGCCATGGTACGGTTCTTCAACTCCCCAAATGTTCTTCAGGGGTTCCAGATGCACACTCGCACATTGCGCCTCTTTCCCCGACCAGTGGTGGCTTTTCAGTCGTCGTCTTTTCTTGCATCTCGGCCACGGCGCTCTGGCTTTGCAGATAAACTTTCTCACACCCAGGCAGTGGAGTTCTATGGGGAGTGGGCTCTTAATCCCACCAACCTCGCCTTTCAGAGGATACATAACA ATGTGTTTGACCCCTCCTTAATCGGAGACAAGCCCAAGTGGTATGCTCACCAGCTACAGCCAGTGGTTTACCGAGTGTATGATGGAAGCTCCCAGCTGGTTGAAGCTATGGCTGGTCCCTTGGAGGATGAGGGCAACGAATCTGATCCCACAGACAG tggTAGTGACAGTGAGGCATACGATGACTCCAGCTCATCCTATTCCTCCCTTGGAGACCTTGTGAGTGAGATGATCCAAGGTGACATCCAGGGAGACACACCAA GCTTGGACCCCCCTACCCATGCGGCACTGGGAGATGCCAGTGAGGTTGAGTTTCAAGACTTCCATGACTTCAGGGAAGGTCATGGCTCGGAGGGTCCACCTAGTGGGGAGGGACCTGCCGAACCCTCTGATGGACAACCGCTTCGCTCAAGCTCCAGCACGACTGCAAGCTCAAGTCCCAGCACAATCATCCAGGGAGTCAACAAT gagCAGGGGGAAGCACCTGAAATTGAAGCATCAGCAAGTGCTGCTTTACAGAACCCTGTCCCCGGATTGGGCAGTCAGCCATTCCTCAGGCCTACAGCTGACGCTGGCCTGGTGGACCCAGCCAACAAAAAGCAAGAGTATGACAACCCATACTTTGAGCCCCAGTATGGCTTCCCCTCAGAGGATGACCCTGATGCAGAAGAGCAAGTGGAGTCATACACCCCTCGATTCAACCAGAACCTCAATGGCAACAA GATACAGCGTCCTTTACGGCCCAGTAGCCTGAGGCTCCCAGGAGAGTCTGATGGGGAGGGAGACTCCCGCAACAGCTCGCCAAACTCCACCATttcaaacagcagcaatgatGGATTTGGAGGACTTATGTCTTTTGCCA GCAATCTTTACAAGAACCACGGCACTAGTTTCAGTCTGTCCAATCTTGCCCTTCCCAACAAGGCAGCAAGGGAGAAATCAACGCCTTTCCCCAGCCTGAAAG GCGCACGTGCACCACGAGCACTTGTGGACCAGAAGTCTTCAGTAATCAAGCACAGTCCAACAGTGAAGAGAGAATCTCCCTCTCCTCAGGGTCGAGTCAACAACACAAG TGAGAACCAGCAGTTCTTGAAGGAAGTGGTGCAGAGTGTTCTTGATGGTCAGGGAGTGGGCTGGCTCAACATGAAAAAAGTGCGCCGTCTGTTGGAGAACGAGCAGCTTCGTGTCTTTGTGCTGAGCAAGCTGAACAGAGCCGTCCAGTCAGAGGAAGATGCCAGACAGGAGATCATACGTGATGTG GAGGTGAGCAGAAAGGTGTACAAAGGCATGTTGGACATCTTGAAATGCACAGTTTCCAGTCTGGAGCACTCTTACACTAATGCAGGCCTCGGAGGAATGGCCAGTGTCTTCAGCTTATTGGAAATAGCACGCACACATTATCAAACCAAAG ACCCAGAAAAACGCAAGCGAAGCCCCACAGACAGTGCTGGCAGCCCAGGGAGTAAAGAGAGTCCTTCTGGTCGTATGGAGACTGCCAGACCTCAGGGCCTTCTGAATATTCCGCACCTGCAGCTGCCGCACAACACAACGGGCAAAGGAGCCCGCCATTTTGATACCCGGAGTCTGAATGAGGAGAACTTTATTGCCTCGATTG GGCCCGAAGGAGCAAAGCAGCAGCGCCCCCAGGTGACGGatgcagaggagaagaaatcaCAGATCAGTGCTGACAGTGGCCTCAGTGTCACATCTGGATCTCAG AGGAGCGACACAGAGTCTGTAGCGAGCTTGGAGCCACCAATCCTGACAAGAAGCACCAGCCAGGACTCAGAGGCCAGCACAGTG ATCAGCAATAGCTCTGGAGAGACTCTTGGAGCTGACAGTGACCTGAGCAGCACAGCGGGAGACGGCCTCATTGGGAGAACTGCTCCGCATTTAACTCAGTCCAGAGGGACTCTTTCTGACAGTGAGATTGAAACCAATCCAGCCACCAGCTCAGTGTTT GGAAAGACCCATACTCTGAAACCAGGCGCAAAAGATCACGTACCCACTATGGCAAAGGGGCCGCCTCCGCAGCCCATGGAAGACATCAGTATGAGGATTTACCTTTGTGAAGGCTTGTTGG GCCGTGATAAGAGCTCCGTTTGGGATCAACTAGAGGATGCTGCCATGGAAACCTTTTCTCTAA GTAAGGAGCGCTCCACACTGTGGGACCAGCTGCAGTTCTGGGAGGACGCCTTCTTAGACGCTGTGATGCTGGAGCGTGAGGGCATGGGGATGGACCAGGGACCCCAGGAGATGATCGAAAG ATACCTGTCACTAGGAGAACATGACCGAAAGCGTCTGGAGGATGACGAAGACAGACTTCTGGCCACCCTGCTGCACAATATGATTGCATACATGCTAATGATGAAA GTGAACAAAAATGACATCAGGAAGAAAGTGAGGCGTTTGATGGGGAAGTCCCACATTGGCCTCACATACAGCCAAGAGATCAATGAGCTACTGGACAAACTGGCTCACATG AATGGCCGTGAGCTGTGCATCAGGCCCAGTGGAAGCCGTCACATCAAGAAACAAACATTCGTTGTTCATGCTGGCACTGATACCACAGGAGACATCTTTTTCATGGAG GTTTGTGACGACTGCATAGTCCTGCGCAGCAACATCGGCACAGTTTATGAACGCTGGTGGTACGAGAAGCTCATCAACATGACTTACTGCCCCAAGACCAAGGTGCTGTGTCTCTGGAGACGCAACGGCCAAGAGACACAGCTCAACAAGTTCTATACCAAAAAG TGTCGTGAACTCTACTACTGTGTTAAAGACAGCATGGAAAGAGCTGCAGCAAGACAGCAGAGCATTAAACCAG GGCCAGAGCTGGGCGGAGAGTTTCCCGTCCAGGACATGAAAACGGGCGAAGGTGGACTGCTGCAGGTCACGCTGGAAGGAATCAACCTTAAATTCATGCACAGCCAG gttttcatAGAGCTGAGTCACATTAAAAAGTGCAATACAGTGAAGGGAGTCTTTGTCCTGGAGGAATTTG TTCCTGAAACTAAAGAAGTGGTGATCCACAAGTACAAGACCCCCATG gcacatcAGATCTGTTACTCGGTCCTCTGCCTTTTCTCCTACATGGCGGCAGTGAAGGGGAAGGAGGCGGAAGGAAAAGCCAAGATTCTGTCGCCGAGACCCCTTCCCAGctag